From the bacterium genome, the window AGAAAGGTGCATATTCTTCCATTGGATCACCCTTGGAGGAAGTTTAAAATAAACCCATATAAAAGATCATTTTTATCTAATACAAAATAGGACATTTCTATTTAACGGAAAACAGGACATTTTCATTTTGCTGTTACAGGAAAAAATATAGAAGCTAATACACAAATAGAAGGTTACAGCAAAATAAAAATGTTCTATTTTCCGTTAAATTTCCGTTAAACAGGACATTTTCATTTGGGTATATTAGGACATTTTCATTTGGGTATTACATGAATTTCTCTTGAATTTTAATTAAGAAAATAATAGTTTAACTTACAAAAGCCTAACTTACAAAAACATCAAAAAACCAAAATATCAAAAGAAACGGTGGCTTACCAACGTCTTTAAGATTAGAAGGAATAAAGAATGAAATTTCTTGGGGTAATATTAATCTTAGGAACAATATTATATATCTTATCACCGGTAGATATTATTCCTGATTTTTTTATTGGAGTAGGGTGGTTAGATGATATTGCCATCTTAATTACGGCTCTTTGGTTGTTTAAAAAGAAGTTTGGTCGTTGGCCAAGTTTAAACGACATCTTTAGAACATACCGAGACTTTGCTAAAAAAAGAGGTGAATATAAAAATAAAAGTGAAGATTATTACCAAAAAGAAACTAATAAAACTCAATATAAAGATCCTTATGCTATCCTTGAGGTATCTAAAAATGCTTCCAAGGAGGAAATCAAAGCAGCCTATCGAAGACTTGCTTCTCAATATCATCCAGATAAAGTAGAAAGTCTTGGTGAAGAACTAAAAAAATTAGCTCATGAAAAAATGCTTGAAATTCAATGGGCTTATGATAAAATAATGAAGAATTAACAACACAAGTTCAATAAGCAAGTGCAACAATTAATTAAATCTCCTGTAGCTGTCAAATGTTTTTTTGCTCTTTGATCACTCGATATTATTATTTCTTTATAATCTATAGAAAATTGTTTATAATAACCCTTGTTGTTACTGTTTATTTTCTTATTTTCCATTTGAGGAAGAGGAATAGCCTATGTTAGTCTTGATAAGTGATCTTCATCTTACGGATGGCTCTTCTGGAGAGACTATTAACTGTGGAGCATTTGAGAAATTTACCCTTTGTCTTGAGGGTATGGCTGAGAAAGCTCAAGCAAATAATGTCGAGGTAGTCTTTTTGGGAGATATTCTTGATCTGATCAGGTCAGATTATTGGCTAAAATCTAAAATTCGACCATGGTCAAGGGAAGAGGAAAGAGATAACGAAGGGAAGACTCTTAAAGAGTATACCTTAGAGATAGTGAAAAGGATCAGGGAAAATGGCACCAATCTAAAATCTATAAATTATCTTAAGGACTTTAAAGGAAGGATGAAAGAAAAAGGAATTGCGGTAAGATTTACTTATCTTATAGGAAATCATGATTGGTTAATAAATCGCTATGATGAAGTTAGGGTAGGGGTAACTAGATTTCTTGATTTAGGTGAATATAACGAAAATGTTCCTTTTCGGACTTCAGCTTTTTGGGAGGGCTACCAAGTTTTTGCTCGGCATGGGGATATCTTTGATCCTTTTAATTTTGATGGCCAAAGAGATGATTCTTCCTTAGGAGATGCCATTGTCATAGACTTGGTAAATAAATTTTCTAAATCTGTCGAAGATGAAATTGGTTGTTATCAGGATCCTAATTTAATCTATAACCTTAAAGAGATAGATAATGTAAGACCGCTGATAGATATTCCTCTATGGATTCAAGGAGTTTGCCAAAGAGCTAAATCTAAAGAGATCGCCGAAAAGGTAAAAGAAGTATGGAATAATCTGGTAGATGATTTTTTAAAAATCGACTTTGTCCAAAGACACGATCGATCTTGGCAGATTGATATAGTTGACGGACTTCAATTAGGTCTTAAGATTAGTAAGTATCTTTCGTTTAAGAACATAAGAAATCTTCCTCTTCGGAAGTTAGTAAAAGAGGAAGATGATTATAAAGATAAAGCCTTAAATGAAGAATATCTCCAGAAGAACAAAGCTAAGTTTGTGGTTTATGGACATACTCATAATTATACCATGGTGCCCCTTGACTTGGTCTTAAGAGAAGAAGAGGTATTTCAAAAGATATATTTTAATACCGGAACATGGAGAAAGGTGCAGGTGCAAACTTTTAAAAAAGATCAAAAATTTTTAAGTTGGTCTGTGATGACTTTTATTGCTTTTTATTTAGAAGGCGAAAGGAAAGATAAGCAATTTGAGATCTGGAATGGAGCCTTGGGGTAAATTGGATTTCAGGCAAGAAACTTAATTAGTTTATAGTAGCTTTCTACCTCTATATCTTTAGGTTTAATAGCTTGAGCTAAAGGAATAGTGCTTAACTTATCATCTTTAATGATGATGCATTTATCCGTTTCTCCTTCTTTTAAAGCTTCGACTGCATAACTACCCATTCGAGTAGCTATGATTCTATCTAAGGCGGTGGGCCTTCCACCTCTCTGGATATGGCCTAAAATAGTCACTCTGGTCTCTAAGTTAGTTATTTCAGTAATCTTTTGAGCTATTTCAGTTGCTTTGGCTTTGCCTTCAGCCACCACA encodes:
- a CDS encoding DnaJ domain-containing protein; its protein translation is MKFLGVILILGTILYILSPVDIIPDFFIGVGWLDDIAILITALWLFKKKFGRWPSLNDIFRTYRDFAKKRGEYKNKSEDYYQKETNKTQYKDPYAILEVSKNASKEEIKAAYRRLASQYHPDKVESLGEELKKLAHEKMLEIQWAYDKIMKN
- a CDS encoding metallophosphoesterase, with product MLVLISDLHLTDGSSGETINCGAFEKFTLCLEGMAEKAQANNVEVVFLGDILDLIRSDYWLKSKIRPWSREEERDNEGKTLKEYTLEIVKRIRENGTNLKSINYLKDFKGRMKEKGIAVRFTYLIGNHDWLINRYDEVRVGVTRFLDLGEYNENVPFRTSAFWEGYQVFARHGDIFDPFNFDGQRDDSSLGDAIVIDLVNKFSKSVEDEIGCYQDPNLIYNLKEIDNVRPLIDIPLWIQGVCQRAKSKEIAEKVKEVWNNLVDDFLKIDFVQRHDRSWQIDIVDGLQLGLKISKYLSFKNIRNLPLRKLVKEEDDYKDKALNEEYLQKNKAKFVVYGHTHNYTMVPLDLVLREEEVFQKIYFNTGTWRKVQVQTFKKDQKFLSWSVMTFIAFYLEGERKDKQFEIWNGALG